The following proteins come from a genomic window of Methanothermobacter thermautotrophicus:
- a CDS encoding TIGR00304 family protein, with product MRGEAFITAGIILIVAGILLTFIGGAINAGSQSKEKGEVRTAGVVMIGPIPIIFGSDREMAITGVVLALILMIVAYLLFYR from the coding sequence ATGAGAGGAGAAGCCTTCATAACAGCAGGAATAATTCTGATAGTGGCAGGTATACTTCTGACCTTCATAGGAGGGGCCATAAACGCTGGCTCCCAGTCAAAGGAGAAGGGTGAGGTGAGGACCGCCGGGGTAGTCATGATAGGCCCCATACCCATAATCTTTGGGAGCGACAGGGAAATGGCAATAACCGGCGTGGTCCTGGCACTGATCCTCATGATTGTGGCATATCTCCTCTTCTACAGATAG
- a CDS encoding metal ABC transporter ATP-binding protein yields the protein MFAIEMEDVSYSINGREILRDINLRVPVGELLAVIGPNGGGKTTLLKLITGQIKPVRGTVRVLGMRPEDARPRLGYLPQRSHFKTDFPIDVLQTVLIGAYRKFEAPTDDDREKALRALEMVGMLEYMDRKIGELSGGELQRVLLARALVREPDLLLLDEPTASVDPAFRGSFYRIIDELRGEMTIVIVSHDIGTVARHVDSVACLNHRLFVHGTIEEAIKCIDEAYGCPVDLIAHGIPHRVLEEHGDE from the coding sequence ATGTTCGCCATTGAAATGGAGGATGTCAGCTACAGCATAAATGGTAGGGAGATACTCAGAGACATAAACTTAAGGGTACCCGTGGGTGAGCTCCTTGCAGTTATCGGACCCAACGGTGGCGGTAAAACAACCCTCCTTAAACTGATAACAGGGCAGATTAAACCGGTCAGAGGAACCGTCAGGGTCCTTGGAATGAGGCCAGAGGATGCAAGGCCAAGGCTCGGATACCTCCCCCAGAGGAGCCACTTTAAAACCGACTTCCCCATTGACGTCCTCCAGACAGTCCTGATTGGAGCCTACAGGAAGTTCGAGGCGCCCACAGATGATGACAGGGAAAAGGCCCTCAGGGCCCTTGAGATGGTCGGGATGCTTGAATACATGGACCGGAAGATAGGTGAACTCTCAGGCGGCGAACTCCAGAGGGTACTCCTTGCACGGGCCCTTGTAAGAGAACCAGACCTCCTTCTACTCGATGAACCAACAGCAAGCGTCGACCCTGCCTTCAGGGGTTCATTCTACAGGATAATCGATGAACTGAGGGGTGAAATGACCATAGTCATAGTATCCCATGACATAGGGACCGTGGCACGGCATGTGGACAGTGTTGCCTGCCTCAACCACAGGCTATTCGTCCATGGAACCATTGAAGAGGCCATCAAATGCATTGATGAGGCCTATGGATGCCCTGTGGATCTAATTGCACACGGGATACCCCACAGAGTCCTTGAGGAACATGGGGATGAATGA
- a CDS encoding UPF0179 family protein — MITLIGEKLARKGSRFLFCGPAEECRDCRFQPTCIAPLEEGRVYRINDVKDRYQRCPIHLGERVRVVDVDKADLEALIDSKRAFEGSVISFEFPECSVECNMRDLCFPEGVREGDRCRIVKNLGKPGKECPAGNELRRVLLRPLDKK, encoded by the coding sequence TTGATAACTCTTATCGGTGAAAAACTTGCCAGGAAGGGGTCAAGGTTCCTCTTCTGTGGACCGGCTGAGGAGTGCAGGGATTGCAGGTTCCAGCCGACATGCATAGCACCCCTTGAGGAGGGGCGAGTCTACAGGATAAATGATGTCAAGGACAGGTACCAGAGGTGCCCCATACACCTCGGTGAGAGGGTACGCGTGGTTGATGTTGATAAGGCAGATTTAGAGGCCCTTATAGATTCTAAGAGGGCATTTGAGGGCTCAGTGATCTCCTTTGAGTTTCCTGAATGCAGCGTCGAGTGCAACATGAGGGACCTCTGCTTTCCTGAGGGTGTCAGGGAGGGTGACAGGTGCAGGATTGTAAAAAATCTTGGAAAACCTGGAAAAGAGTGCCCTGCCGGGAATGAACTGAGAAGGGTCCTTTTAAGACCCCTGGATAAAAAATGA
- a CDS encoding DUF166 domain-containing protein: MRIIMVTAGNYGARIVNTMALHGLAPQIMTVFDYTGESSDFLDDPSSLLPARTPAADLTVAAGLMGDMNLVAAEIASESGSEGIIVESHAPGQLPDGLRSEIDSMVECAVFPAPFCSLEPVGNPSIDTFASRFGKPEVEMDGNERVLSVRVKRSAPCGSTFYVAENIRGVPLEDVDVVAGEKFHNYPCLASMEVDPCFGDTHLHVAGYLTREAFKRAAGVPGVHAEVDPEFCQGAECGFLCMEVCPLVRLSRGTIVGGVTAEVDPFSCGACEKCMRECPSGAIKMRGPVQISRG; the protein is encoded by the coding sequence TTGAGGATCATAATGGTGACAGCAGGTAATTACGGTGCAAGGATAGTCAACACAATGGCACTCCACGGCCTCGCCCCACAGATCATGACTGTCTTCGACTACACAGGGGAGAGCAGCGATTTCCTCGATGACCCATCATCCCTTCTCCCGGCCAGGACCCCGGCGGCGGACCTCACAGTTGCAGCTGGACTCATGGGTGACATGAACCTTGTTGCAGCTGAGATAGCGTCTGAATCAGGGTCAGAGGGTATCATTGTGGAATCACATGCCCCTGGCCAGCTCCCTGATGGCCTGAGATCTGAGATCGATTCCATGGTGGAATGTGCCGTCTTCCCGGCACCCTTCTGCTCCCTTGAACCCGTGGGGAACCCCTCCATAGATACCTTCGCATCCAGGTTCGGGAAACCCGAGGTTGAGATGGATGGGAATGAGAGGGTGCTGTCTGTGAGGGTTAAAAGGAGCGCACCCTGCGGTTCAACATTCTATGTTGCAGAGAACATAAGGGGGGTCCCCCTGGAGGATGTTGACGTGGTGGCGGGTGAAAAATTCCACAACTACCCCTGTCTTGCATCCATGGAGGTTGATCCATGTTTCGGGGATACCCATCTCCATGTGGCAGGTTACCTCACCAGGGAGGCCTTCAAGAGGGCCGCGGGGGTGCCGGGTGTCCATGCAGAGGTTGATCCTGAATTCTGCCAGGGAGCCGAATGCGGATTCCTATGCATGGAGGTCTGCCCCCTTGTGAGGTTATCCCGGGGGACAATAGTGGGGGGTGTGACTGCAGAGGTTGATCCCTTCTCCTGTGGTGCCTGTGAGAAGTGCATGAGGGAATGTCCATCAGGGGCCATAAAAATGAGGGGCCCCGTACAGATAAGCAGGGGATGA
- a CDS encoding metal ABC transporter permease, with amino-acid sequence MIGLLELLQYQFMRNAAVAAVLVSIACGTVGSYVVTKRIVSISGGISHAAFGGVGLGYLLGVNPVTSAIPFTVAAALTMGAVTRRTSISEDTAIGVLWSAGMALGILFINLSPGYAPDLFSYLFGNILMVSTGDLWTMLVLDLIIISSALLFNREFVAICFDEEYAEVVGVPVDAFYLYLLVLVAISVVVLIKAAGIILVMALLTVPAAVAKDFSTDMADIMMKASAIGIITALTGLWVSYVFNVSSGAVIVLVLTLLFGAVQFLKRSS; translated from the coding sequence GTGATTGGCTTGCTTGAATTGCTGCAGTACCAGTTCATGAGGAACGCGGCCGTCGCGGCAGTACTGGTAAGCATAGCCTGCGGTACAGTTGGAAGCTACGTTGTAACAAAGAGGATAGTGTCAATAAGTGGCGGAATATCCCATGCAGCCTTCGGTGGGGTGGGCCTCGGCTACCTGCTCGGCGTGAACCCTGTCACATCAGCCATACCCTTCACAGTGGCTGCAGCCCTCACCATGGGTGCAGTGACACGCAGGACCAGTATAAGTGAGGACACCGCCATAGGGGTGCTCTGGTCCGCCGGGATGGCCCTGGGTATACTCTTCATAAACCTCAGCCCCGGCTATGCACCCGACCTCTTCAGCTACCTCTTCGGTAACATACTCATGGTAAGCACCGGTGACCTCTGGACCATGCTGGTGCTTGACCTGATCATAATATCAAGTGCCCTCCTCTTCAACAGGGAGTTCGTTGCCATCTGCTTTGATGAGGAGTACGCGGAGGTTGTCGGTGTCCCTGTTGACGCCTTCTACCTGTATCTCCTCGTACTTGTTGCCATAAGCGTTGTGGTCCTCATAAAGGCCGCCGGCATAATACTTGTGATGGCCCTGCTCACAGTCCCCGCAGCAGTTGCAAAGGATTTCAGTACAGATATGGCCGATATAATGATGAAGGCATCGGCCATAGGGATAATAACGGCCCTCACAGGCCTCTGGGTCTCCTATGTATTCAACGTCTCATCAGGTGCAGTTATAGTGCTGGTCCTCACACTCCTCTTTGGCGCTGTTCAGTTCCTCAAGAGAAGTTCCTGA
- a CDS encoding metal ABC transporter solute-binding protein, Zn/Mn family translates to MERWKIGLIALITILSVAAMYIITSATPPSSGGDKLTVAVTIMPQKEFVEAIAGDRAEVVVLVPPGADPHTYEPEPETLRKVSEARAYFIVGSGVEFENHYLNKIRSMNPGMRIINTSRGIELIPNQEEYHHAAESPYDPHVWTSPRNAMIMVNNTMKGLQEIDPHGSRYYQENAGLYIEKLRGLDSRIRKSLENRKGESVLVYHPAWGYFCRDYGLKQVAIEKEGKEPGPGTLSMIIREARRDGVRVILVSPQFSRKNADLIAREIGAEVVVVDPLGGNYTANIEAIAEALTR, encoded by the coding sequence ATGGAGAGGTGGAAGATAGGTCTCATCGCATTGATAACCATATTATCAGTGGCCGCCATGTACATCATAACATCAGCCACACCCCCCAGCAGCGGGGGAGATAAACTCACAGTGGCTGTAACCATAATGCCCCAGAAGGAATTCGTTGAGGCCATAGCCGGTGACCGTGCAGAGGTTGTTGTCCTCGTACCGCCAGGTGCAGACCCACACACCTATGAACCAGAACCAGAAACCCTCAGGAAGGTCTCAGAGGCCAGGGCCTACTTCATAGTGGGGTCAGGGGTCGAGTTCGAAAACCACTACCTCAATAAGATAAGGAGCATGAACCCGGGTATGAGGATAATAAACACCTCAAGGGGTATAGAACTAATCCCAAACCAGGAAGAATACCACCATGCAGCTGAAAGCCCCTATGACCCCCATGTATGGACTTCACCACGGAACGCGATGATAATGGTCAACAACACCATGAAGGGCCTCCAGGAAATCGACCCCCATGGAAGCAGATACTACCAGGAAAACGCAGGCCTCTACATTGAAAAGCTGAGGGGCCTTGACTCCAGGATCAGGAAAAGCCTTGAAAACCGGAAAGGAGAGAGCGTCCTGGTTTACCATCCAGCATGGGGTTACTTCTGCAGGGATTACGGGTTAAAGCAGGTGGCGATTGAGAAGGAGGGGAAGGAACCGGGCCCAGGGACACTCTCCATGATAATCAGGGAAGCCCGGAGGGATGGTGTGAGGGTTATACTGGTATCACCCCAGTTCAGCAGGAAGAACGCCGACCTGATTGCCAGGGAGATAGGTGCAGAGGTCGTGGTGGTGGACCCCCTCGGGGGAAACTACACCGCCAACATTGAGGCAATAGCAGAGGCCCTCACAAGATGA
- a CDS encoding NAD(P)-dependent glycerol-1-phosphate dehydrogenase, with translation MDPRKIQLPREIYTGPGVIGETGRICRDLRFAGRAMVVTGPRTLKIGGEAAIESLQAEGFEVDQVTVRDATMASVRDVQDGLDGVSVVLGVGGGKVIDVAKMAATLEGLHFISVPTAASHDGIASPRASIRNGEGTASLEASSPIGVIADTEIISRAPFRLLASGCADIISNYTAIMDWKLAHRLLNERYSESAAALSLMTAKMIIKSADAIKEGLEESARLAVKSLISSGIAISIAGSSRPASGSEHKFSHALDMIAPEPALHGEQCGVGTIMMMHLHGGDWQFIRDALARINAPTNAAELGMDPDYIIEALTMAHTIRRERYTILGDRGLTREAAERLAKITEVI, from the coding sequence ATGGATCCAAGGAAAATTCAGCTACCAAGGGAGATATACACCGGTCCGGGTGTTATCGGGGAGACAGGGAGGATATGCAGGGACCTTAGGTTTGCGGGCAGGGCCATGGTTGTGACCGGACCAAGGACCCTCAAAATTGGAGGGGAGGCCGCCATTGAGAGCCTCCAGGCCGAGGGATTTGAGGTTGACCAGGTGACCGTCAGGGATGCAACCATGGCATCTGTGAGGGATGTGCAGGACGGCCTTGATGGTGTCTCCGTTGTCCTTGGGGTTGGCGGAGGAAAGGTCATCGATGTTGCCAAGATGGCCGCCACCCTTGAGGGCCTCCACTTCATAAGTGTCCCGACTGCAGCATCCCATGATGGCATAGCATCTCCAAGGGCATCCATAAGGAATGGTGAGGGCACAGCGTCCCTTGAGGCGTCATCACCCATAGGTGTAATAGCTGATACCGAGATAATAAGCAGGGCACCATTCAGGCTCCTTGCATCTGGCTGCGCCGATATAATATCAAATTACACTGCCATAATGGACTGGAAACTAGCCCACAGACTCCTGAATGAGAGGTACAGTGAATCTGCAGCCGCCCTTTCCCTTATGACAGCCAAGATGATAATAAAGTCTGCTGATGCAATAAAGGAGGGTCTTGAGGAGAGCGCAAGGCTGGCGGTTAAATCCCTCATAAGCAGCGGCATAGCAATAAGCATAGCAGGTAGCAGTCGACCTGCAAGTGGCTCTGAGCACAAGTTCAGCCACGCCCTTGACATGATAGCACCTGAACCTGCCCTACACGGTGAACAGTGCGGTGTGGGGACCATAATGATGATGCACCTCCACGGTGGGGACTGGCAGTTCATAAGGGACGCCCTTGCCCGTATAAACGCCCCCACAAATGCAGCTGAACTTGGTATGGATCCTGACTACATAATTGAGGCCCTCACGATGGCCCACACCATCCGGAGGGAACGCTACACCATCCTTGGAGACCGGGGTTTAACCCGTGAAGCCGCCGAAAGGCTTGCAAAGATAACGGAAGTGATATGA
- a CDS encoding methyl-coenzyme M reductase family protein — MLMCIECNMYSLVVFTGGPHNLHELEEFIEDAGGVIIRKDTFSVHRGQYFLRNEVRVLCIIPSCDEDALTETARRIKGEVEGLDADDETRERIESLLSVYDQLAVEPSWTAEDEIGVDEGLLHDMVEMKLLEVRRRDGVNQYRLSLSGRK; from the coding sequence ATGTTGATGTGCATAGAGTGTAACATGTACTCACTTGTGGTCTTCACTGGAGGCCCCCACAACCTCCATGAACTTGAGGAGTTCATCGAGGACGCCGGCGGCGTCATAATCCGGAAGGATACATTCAGTGTCCATCGAGGCCAGTACTTCCTTAGAAACGAGGTCAGGGTCCTCTGCATAATCCCCAGCTGCGATGAGGATGCCCTCACTGAAACAGCCCGCAGAATAAAGGGGGAAGTGGAGGGCCTTGATGCTGATGATGAAACCAGGGAGCGGATTGAGTCCCTCCTGAGTGTATACGACCAGCTTGCAGTGGAACCATCATGGACAGCTGAGGACGAAATCGGAGTGGATGAGGGGCTACTCCATGATATGGTGGAGATGAAGCTCCTGGAGGTAAGACGAAGGGATGGTGTAAATCAGTACCGTCTGTCATTGAGCGGCAGAAAATGA
- a CDS encoding CopG family ribbon-helix-helix protein → MVVVSVSLSEKLLEEIDALRDELGFSGRSDVIRVAARMLIDEKKNLSEFNGEINAVLFLIHPRRVEDLVTQIKHDYEDIIGTQLHSHLKDGNCLELFIIEGESARVRELAERFLACGKMKHIKLVTF, encoded by the coding sequence ATGGTTGTTGTCAGTGTTTCACTCAGTGAAAAGCTCCTTGAGGAGATAGATGCCCTGCGGGATGAGCTGGGATTTTCAGGGCGTTCCGACGTAATAAGGGTAGCTGCAAGGATGCTTATCGATGAGAAAAAGAATCTGAGCGAATTCAATGGTGAAATAAATGCTGTGTTATTCCTCATACACCCGAGGAGGGTTGAGGACCTGGTCACACAGATAAAACATGACTATGAGGATATAATAGGCACCCAGCTCCACAGCCACCTCAAGGACGGGAACTGTCTCGAGCTCTTCATAATTGAGGGTGAATCTGCGAGGGTCAGAGAACTTGCAGAGAGGTTCCTTGCCTGCGGCAAAATGAAACACATAAAGCTTGTTACCTTCTGA
- the cobM gene encoding precorrin-4 C(11)-methyltransferase, producing MGAGPGDPELITLKAVRALERADVVIYAGSLVNRDILEYAPEDAEVHNSAHMDLREITDIMVDACRAGKTVARVHTGDPSIYGAIKEQMRVLEREGIPYTIIPGVSSVFAAAAALNTELTLPEISQTVIITRPAGRTPVPPGEDLEELAVHGSTMCIFLGVHMIGEVAEKLMTHYPPETPVAVVKRASWPDEEIVRGTLSDIAERVRAAGIGKTAMIIVGRVLEPGDFKPSKLYDAGFSHEYRP from the coding sequence ATGGGCGCAGGGCCAGGAGACCCTGAACTCATAACACTGAAGGCTGTGCGCGCCCTCGAAAGGGCTGATGTTGTAATATATGCAGGGTCACTTGTAAACAGGGATATACTGGAATATGCGCCTGAAGATGCAGAGGTCCACAACAGTGCACACATGGACCTCAGGGAGATAACAGATATAATGGTGGATGCCTGCAGGGCAGGGAAGACCGTTGCAAGGGTTCACACCGGCGACCCATCAATCTATGGGGCCATAAAGGAGCAGATGAGGGTCCTTGAGAGGGAAGGCATACCCTACACCATCATACCCGGTGTGAGTTCTGTCTTTGCAGCCGCCGCCGCACTTAACACTGAGCTGACCCTCCCTGAAATTTCACAGACCGTCATAATAACAAGGCCCGCTGGAAGGACACCTGTACCCCCCGGTGAGGATCTTGAGGAGCTTGCAGTCCATGGCTCAACCATGTGCATATTTCTGGGTGTCCATATGATAGGGGAGGTTGCAGAAAAACTCATGACCCACTATCCCCCTGAAACCCCGGTGGCCGTTGTTAAGAGGGCTTCCTGGCCGGATGAGGAGATTGTGAGGGGCACCCTCTCTGATATAGCTGAAAGGGTGAGGGCTGCGGGTATAGGTAAGACTGCCATGATCATTGTGGGGAGAGTGCTTGAACCAGGGGACTTCAAACCATCCAAACTCTATGATGCCGGTTTCAGCCATGAATACCGGCCCTGA
- the rpiA gene encoding ribose-5-phosphate isomerase RpiA, translating into MNLKKMAALRAVDEIGDGDVVGLGTGSTTHYFIEELGRRVREEGLEVMGVPTSYQSMFLAVESGIAITSLAEHDVDVAVDGADEVDPELNLVKGGGAAHTLEKIVDSSAERFIVIVDESKLVERLGAFPLPVEVIPAACRPVKLRIESMGASVTIRSSEGKDGPVVTDNGNFVLDASFGVIDDPAAMESLLNNIPGVVENGIFAGIADMVIAGTSDGVRILR; encoded by the coding sequence ATGAATCTCAAGAAGATGGCTGCTTTGAGGGCGGTTGATGAAATAGGTGATGGGGATGTTGTAGGACTTGGCACAGGTTCAACGACCCATTACTTCATAGAGGAGTTAGGAAGACGTGTCAGGGAGGAGGGACTGGAGGTTATGGGTGTACCCACATCCTACCAGTCAATGTTCCTTGCAGTGGAGTCAGGGATAGCCATCACCAGTCTTGCTGAGCATGACGTTGATGTGGCCGTTGATGGTGCAGATGAGGTTGACCCTGAACTTAACCTTGTAAAGGGTGGTGGGGCCGCCCACACCCTTGAGAAGATAGTTGACTCCTCAGCCGAAAGGTTCATAGTTATTGTGGATGAATCAAAACTTGTTGAGAGGCTGGGTGCCTTCCCACTACCTGTTGAGGTCATACCTGCAGCATGCAGGCCTGTTAAGCTCAGAATTGAGTCAATGGGGGCATCTGTGACTATAAGGTCCTCTGAGGGTAAGGATGGCCCGGTTGTTACTGATAATGGTAACTTTGTCCTTGACGCGTCCTTTGGTGTTATTGATGACCCCGCTGCCATGGAGTCCCTGCTGAACAACATACCCGGTGTTGTTGAGAACGGTATATTCGCTGGAATTGCAGATATGGTCATTGCAGGTACCTCTGATGGTGTCAGGATTCTCAGGTGA
- a CDS encoding roadblock/LC7 domain-containing protein: MTKTKKEKLDDVLSAFMQVGQIRAAGIVSKEGLLINARTPPDVDARIFSALCSTIMGAAEAASGQMNTGTVSEITVRTEKGIIILKPAGEKAIFTALAEPEAQLGLLLFEMDSRAAQVDEILREM, from the coding sequence ATGACCAAGACTAAGAAGGAAAAACTGGATGATGTGCTATCTGCTTTTATGCAGGTGGGTCAGATAAGGGCTGCGGGTATTGTTTCAAAGGAGGGGCTCCTCATAAATGCAAGGACACCCCCTGACGTTGATGCAAGGATATTCTCAGCCCTCTGTTCTACTATAATGGGCGCTGCAGAGGCCGCTTCAGGTCAGATGAACACTGGAACTGTTTCTGAGATAACCGTCAGGACCGAGAAGGGGATAATCATACTCAAACCTGCAGGTGAGAAGGCCATATTCACGGCCCTTGCAGAACCTGAGGCCCAGCTCGGGCTTCTCCTATTTGAGATGGATTCACGCGCAGCACAGGTGGATGAGATTCTCAGGGAGATGTGA
- a CDS encoding RAD55 family ATPase, whose translation MIVRIPSGIRGLDELMGGVSIPENTVTLVYGPPKVGKSIFAYGFTAGGAEMDEPCLYISADYGISDLKRNMMVLGMDPESYMEKELLYVIDAISSISGPSRDEGSTYFSSSVHNPTDIMVKLGVAIRNITNRYNMFRSVLDSLTTLMAFNDEMLIVRVLTAYIMRIKEAGGTAMVTYTEGSADPKVETMLKAVVDNIIHLDGSELTVEAMVGTGRFSAPYTIDDSGIRVLHEG comes from the coding sequence ATGATTGTCAGAATCCCCTCTGGAATAAGGGGCCTCGATGAACTCATGGGCGGCGTCTCCATACCTGAAAACACGGTCACCCTGGTTTACGGGCCACCAAAGGTCGGTAAATCCATATTTGCCTATGGATTTACAGCTGGTGGGGCTGAGATGGATGAACCATGCCTCTACATATCTGCAGATTACGGGATATCCGACCTGAAAAGGAATATGATGGTACTGGGTATGGACCCTGAATCCTACATGGAGAAGGAACTGCTCTATGTTATAGACGCCATATCCAGCATATCGGGGCCTTCAAGGGATGAGGGCAGCACATACTTCTCATCATCGGTCCACAACCCCACAGATATTATGGTGAAGCTGGGGGTTGCCATCAGGAACATCACGAACCGCTACAACATGTTCAGGTCAGTGCTTGACTCCCTCACAACCCTCATGGCCTTCAATGATGAGATGCTGATAGTCCGTGTTCTAACGGCCTACATAATGAGGATCAAGGAAGCCGGTGGAACAGCCATGGTAACCTACACCGAGGGTTCGGCTGATCCGAAGGTTGAAACCATGCTCAAGGCAGTTGTTGATAACATAATACACCTGGATGGATCCGAACTTACAGTTGAGGCGATGGTGGGAACAGGCAGGTTCAGCGCCCCCTACACAATAGACGATTCAGGCATCAGGGTGCTCCATGAGGGATAA
- a CDS encoding ATPase domain-containing protein has product MKKTYIPKLDDLLGGGVKEGASIMFSASPGVDYEAFGYQMLNGRLEEGSAGFIFTNVGEPESIIYEFRSYGWDIESRIENGNVFFVDGSSPFLGMPSDQRYTVNDYSEIKDVVLRAIDDIPGGVGVINNLSVIIDYLGNGETLEIVEAWNRRASELEVNLVYLFTEWDYEQELIDRIRETMDCVVDLRTIEERVIIGQGFMVANSAWSEPPSTMVLFFVVQPGGVKVYVPKILVTGPYNSGKSSFVRAIATKSVSVDRKALSAFPTTIAMDIGHLEYKGFMADIFGTPGQERFDMILDVLSREAVGAFILVDSTAPETFARAKEMIRKTRAEAIPKVVVANKQDLPGALSPEEIREKMKLGAEVPIVPASVTEGWGIMEALDTLLGLLYGG; this is encoded by the coding sequence ATGAAGAAGACCTACATCCCGAAACTTGATGACCTGCTGGGCGGCGGAGTAAAGGAGGGCGCATCCATCATGTTCTCAGCATCCCCCGGTGTTGACTATGAGGCCTTCGGTTACCAGATGCTCAACGGCCGCCTTGAGGAAGGGAGTGCAGGTTTCATATTCACAAATGTTGGGGAACCTGAAAGCATAATATACGAATTCAGGTCATACGGCTGGGATATAGAGTCCCGGATTGAAAATGGCAATGTTTTCTTTGTAGATGGCAGCTCACCATTCCTTGGAATGCCCTCAGATCAGCGTTACACTGTTAATGACTACTCAGAGATAAAGGACGTTGTTCTCAGGGCCATAGATGATATACCCGGCGGTGTTGGGGTAATAAACAACCTCTCGGTGATTATAGACTACCTTGGCAACGGTGAAACCCTTGAAATAGTTGAAGCCTGGAACAGGAGGGCCTCCGAACTTGAAGTGAACCTTGTCTACCTCTTCACGGAATGGGACTATGAACAGGAACTGATTGATAGAATCAGGGAGACCATGGACTGTGTTGTGGATCTCAGAACAATCGAGGAGAGGGTCATAATAGGGCAGGGTTTCATGGTGGCCAATTCAGCCTGGTCAGAGCCCCCATCAACCATGGTTCTCTTCTTTGTTGTACAGCCCGGGGGAGTGAAGGTTTATGTGCCCAAGATACTCGTAACAGGCCCCTACAACTCCGGTAAATCAAGCTTCGTCAGGGCAATAGCCACGAAGTCTGTCTCGGTCGACAGGAAGGCCCTCTCAGCTTTCCCCACCACAATTGCAATGGATATAGGGCATCTTGAATATAAGGGCTTCATGGCAGACATCTTCGGCACCCCGGGCCAGGAGAGATTTGACATGATACTTGACGTACTCTCAAGGGAGGCTGTTGGCGCATTCATACTCGTTGATTCAACCGCACCCGAGACCTTCGCAAGGGCCAAGGAGATGATAAGGAAGACAAGGGCCGAAGCTATACCCAAGGTCGTTGTTGCGAACAAGCAGGACCTCCCGGGAGCCCTCTCACCTGAGGAGATCAGGGAGAAGATGAAACTCGGAGCCGAGGTCCCCATAGTACCTGCCTCGGTGACTGAGGGGTGGGGTATAATGGAGGCCCTCGACACGCTCCTGGGACTTCTATACGGTGGTTGA